A stretch of DNA from Gammaproteobacteria bacterium:
CCACCGGAATAATAGAACCATTCAACACTGTCATCACGATCGGTTGTTGATCTTGTAACTCTTGCGTGATCTCCACTGCCATGCGATCCAGTGCGGCATTAATTGCTTGCATATCATGCAAACATGTTGCTTTGTTTTGCATTATTTGCAAATCATTCATTGATATTGTCATGAGCGAATATCTCCTCGAATGCTTACTCCATCAGGAATATGCGTAGTTACGGTTGGGAAAGCAATTTGCACTTTATGTTCAGCAACAATATCGAGTATTTTGAACAAAATATCCTGTTGGACGTCGCGCCAATGGGGATTCGACGTAGCTCGAGTAAAACAATAAATATTAATATCCAAAGAAGAAGTGCCAAATTTAACAAAATGCACCATCAGAAGTTGACGAGGATCAACATTGGGGTGTTGTCTTAACATTTGATCAATCGCCTGAGTCAAACCTTTTAGTAAGTGCCCGTCTTCATAACGAATACCAATCGTGGCATCAATTCTTCTATGCGTCATACGTTGTGGGTTAACAATAATCACCTGATTGAATAAGGCATTCGGGATATACAAGGGTCGATTATCCAGCGCCATCACTTTCGTTGTACGCCAACCAATTCGGGTTACGACACCTTCAATATTGCGATCTGGCGATTGTATCCAATCTCCAAGCTTGAAAGGTTTATCGAGAAAAATCATCAAACCACCAAACCAATTCGCCAGTAACTGCTGCGCCGCGATCCCCATGACAATCGCACCACCACCACCAAAAGCTAACAAACCAGTTAACGGAATTCCCAGGGATTGTAAAAGAATCAACATCCCCACGACAATCAAACCAATTCGCGTAAAGCGTCCCACTACTGAAACGGTTGTTTCATCCATTTTTTTTCGTGACTCAGAGGGAGTTACCAAACGCTGCTCAATTAGATTAATGTAACGCCAAGAAAACCAGACAAAAATCAACACCGAGATTCCAATACGCACCCGAATCACTTCCTGTGACCACTCTTTTTGATTCATATCAAGCAAAACATACTCTAAAAACAAAGCGGCGGCACACATCCAAACCAGCAAAGTTAAAGGCAAAGATAATGCCTGCAATAAAGTGTCATCCCACACATGATTGCTTTTTTTCAAATGTATTAATAAACACTTAACCAGCTTCCGCTGCAGCCAATAAATAAAAAATGCCACAAGAAAAATAATTATGCCATGCATCATCCAAGCATATTCCGAATATGCGCCTAATAAAGTTACTAACCATTTATGCAGATACATGACCTTCCTTTAATTTTTCAAGTGCTTGACGAATACGAATATATTTTTCAGAGGACTGTAACTGACCCCATCGCTCTAAACACTCTTTAGCTGATGATGGAATCTCTAAGGTTGAAGTAAAAGACTTCAATGGTTTTAATGGCGCATGACTGGCAATTTCTTTTTCAACAGTTTCCAGCACATCCCATTGGCTTTCATGGTGATTACACAACAATACATAGTTACAACCACTTTCTCGCGCCAAGCGAATACGTTTATCCGCAGTTCCAGCAACATGCGCTGCTTTCATACTTAAACAGTCAGAAAAAACAACGCCTTTAAACTGCATACGCTCTCGTAAAATATGTTCTATCCAAAATCGACAATATCCCGCAGGCATCGGTGACACTTCGGGATAAATAATATGCGAACACATCACTGCTGAAAGTTGCGATGCAAGATCGCGATAAGGGCGCATATCACCCTCCCAAAGCTTATCAAGCGAGCGATCATCTATAGGCTGATCGACATGGCTATCTAAATTAACGCCGCCGTGCCCAGGAAAATGTTTCGCCACGGGAAGCACCTGGGTAAAGCGAATACCTTCTAAATAAGCCTCGCCCACTGCCGTCACAACACTTGCGCGCTTTCCAAAAGCCCTATCCCCAATGACTTGATTACGCTCCATGTCTATATCGAATACTGGGGCAAAATTAATCTGAATACCAAATGCTGCTAGCTCACTGCCCACAAGCCATGCACAATCTGCAGCTAATTGCTTGCCTTTTTCTTCATCCAATAAATATACATTGCCCAATTGCTTCATGGCAGGAAGAATGGTGAAAGGCTCTTTAAAACGTTGAACTCGCCCCCCCTCATGATCGACTGCAAACAGTAATTTTGGGTTAATCGCCCGCGCTTGTTCAAGCAACTCGGCTAATTGCTGCGGACTTTCATAATTTCTCGCAAATAAGACAACCCCAGCCAATAGTCGATGGGTTAAAACCTTTAACTCCTCAGGCAAAAGCGTTGTTGTCCGAAGGTCCATGAAAATAAAAGGTGCAGGAGGATAAAGTACTTTTGGCATGATGGAGTATTCCTCTCAAGTAGGCACAATAACTGGAAAAAAGTAGTTCACAAACTAAGGGATGGGCTCAGATTATACGCTTTCAGGTTTTAATATCCACTCCTGACGGCGAAATTTCTACAAAAACAGGTCCTGACTCGGTCACCCAATGCTCTACTCCTAATTGGCCATATTTATGCATGACTAATCCACTGGGAAAATGAAATCGATTTAAAAAACCATAGGAGAAAACCGCATAATCAGGATGTACTGCCAATAAAAACTCTTCAGAGGAAGAAGTTTTGCTGCCATGATGAGGGACAGACATTACTGTCGCTGCAAGATCGTTTCTAAAATTTTTGGTTAAATATTGCTCTGCAGCTCGCTCAATGTCTCCCGTCAACAATACGCTTGCCTTGCCGGAGGTAATTTTGAGTACACAAGAACTATTATTACCTTGGTGCTGATGACTGGCATCCGGATAAAGCACTTGAAAATTGACCCCATCCCATTGCCAATGCTGACCACGCTGACACAGTACTGCCCCTGGCACTTTATTTAAATCGCTGGTCA
This window harbors:
- a CDS encoding mechanosensitive ion channel family protein, whose protein sequence is MYLHKWLVTLLGAYSEYAWMMHGIIIFLVAFFIYWLQRKLVKCLLIHLKKSNHVWDDTLLQALSLPLTLLVWMCAAALFLEYVLLDMNQKEWSQEVIRVRIGISVLIFVWFSWRYINLIEQRLVTPSESRKKMDETTVSVVGRFTRIGLIVVGMLILLQSLGIPLTGLLAFGGGGAIVMGIAAQQLLANWFGGLMIFLDKPFKLGDWIQSPDRNIEGVVTRIGWRTTKVMALDNRPLYIPNALFNQVIIVNPQRMTHRRIDATIGIRYEDGHLLKGLTQAIDQMLRQHPNVDPRQLLMVHFVKFGTSSLDINIYCFTRATSNPHWRDVQQDILFKILDIVAEHKVQIAFPTVTTHIPDGVSIRGDIRS
- the nagZ gene encoding beta-N-acetylhexosaminidase, whose amino-acid sequence is MPKVLYPPAPFIFMDLRTTTLLPEELKVLTHRLLAGVVLFARNYESPQQLAELLEQARAINPKLLFAVDHEGGRVQRFKEPFTILPAMKQLGNVYLLDEEKGKQLAADCAWLVGSELAAFGIQINFAPVFDIDMERNQVIGDRAFGKRASVVTAVGEAYLEGIRFTQVLPVAKHFPGHGGVNLDSHVDQPIDDRSLDKLWEGDMRPYRDLASQLSAVMCSHIIYPEVSPMPAGYCRFWIEHILRERMQFKGVVFSDCLSMKAAHVAGTADKRIRLARESGCNYVLLCNHHESQWDVLETVEKEIASHAPLKPLKSFTSTLEIPSSAKECLERWGQLQSSEKYIRIRQALEKLKEGHVSA